Genomic segment of Bacteroidota bacterium:
TGTAGGTACCATTCTTAGCGGTACTGGTAATTTTAGTGTTTTATGGACAGGTGCAGGGAATTACCGGATTACTATCACAGGCGAAGACTATAATGAATCTGATTATTGCGTTTTTATTACTCCTATAGGTGATGTTATTAGATTTTCTACTATAAGGGAAGTATTTGGTGAGTCATACATATCTCTAAGAATATATAATAGTGATCATATTTCTACAGAAACGGATTTTAATTTTATCGTTTATAAACGCTAAAGGAATTGTAAACGAACATAAGAGAGTAAGAAGCTTACCTGATTCTATTCTCCGTTGTATCCGCTGTCTGCAAGAAAGGAAGTAAAGTCTTTGATATTTAATATTTCTTGTATTGCTTTTGTTTTATCTGTCGCTTTTGTATAGTAGGCTTTAGTGATCTTATAGCCCATCCAATATCCCAGGTCTTTTGGTCTTGACTCGAAGCTGTGATGAAAGTTACAGAATAAAAATAATTTTTTGTTTATGTCGTGGGATCTCGCCACAACTTGTGCCATAAAAAACTCAACCTCTATCTTGTAGTTTGATCATTTGAGTACATTAAGCAATAATTCCGATTAAAGCTTTATTTCCAATAATTGGATTCATGTCGGTGGAACAGCACATTCTTTAAAGGATTCGTAGGTTCCGGCTGCGGGATCTTCTGAAATATTTCTTCCAGGACATAATCTGGAAAGTCAGCAATAATTTCTGTCGCAGCAGCAGAAAGTAATTCAAAATCATCCTCGGTTGCGGTTTCGTCGAATACGCATTTAAAAATGATTTTTTTATTACTTAACTCGATAGATGCGCTTCTTAGTGGCGGAGTGATTTCTCCTGTCAATGCTCTGACCCCACTAAGAATGAGAGAGATGTCTTCTTCAATTTTCATATGGGACCTTTTAAAAATTATAATTTTCTATTACCGCTAACGGTCAGGACTTTCTGCTGTGCTGATATTCCATGATTCGTCAGCCCGGTAACTAAAGATAAATAGAAATGCTGATGCTGAATAAACTTCAATTGATGTTGCGAAGGCAAGTCACAGCGTGATGCAATATAACAATTAGGGTTACTTGAATTTCTCAATCTTCTTCTGAATAGCATGTTTATCTGCCACTGTTTTTGCAAGTGAGTAAGCTTTTTCAAAATTCTCTTTTGCCTTTTGATAGTCAATATCAGTGTATAGTTCGCCGAGTAAAGCAAAATAAAACTGGCTATCTGTTAGCTTTAGTTTTTCTGCTTCAGCAATAGCCTGTTGTTTTCCTTTTACTTTGGCCACAGCATAAGTTCTGTTGAGTGCAGCAATAGGGGAGTATTCTATTTGCAGCAGGTGGTTATACAATTGCAGAATGGCCGACCATTTTTCTTCTGTATCGGCTTTCTGGGTATTCCAATAAGCAATCGCCGCTTCCAAATGATATTTTGAAAGCTGGTTTCCACCAGCAGATTGATGGAAATAGTAAATCCCGTTATTGATCAGTTCAGTATTCCAGAGATCAGTGTCTTGCTCTTCATATAAAACAAGCTCACCATTTTTATCCAACCGGGCTTCAAATCTTGAAGTATGAAAACACATCAATGCAAACAAAGCATTCACTTCAGGTTTGTTGGTAGTTTCATTTTCGATAAGCATGCTGCAAAGCCGCATTGCTTCAATACAAAGTTCTTTTCGTATTGGCTGGTTCTGACTGGTGGAATAATAACCTTCACTGAATAAAAGATAAATAGTTCGTAGTACTGTTGTAAGACGTACATCAATTTCAGCAGGACCGGGTAATTCTATTTTTATCTTTTCTTCACGCAGTTTTTCTTTTGCCCTCGATAATCTTTTATTGATCGTTTCTTTATTACTTAAAAATGCATCCGCAATTTCTTCAATACCAAAACCGCAAAGGATACGAAGGGATAAACCGATCTGTGCTTCGGGAGAAATAGCAGGATGGCAAATGGCAAACATCATTTGCAATTGACTATCGTTTATATTCTGAAGGGAAAGATCAATTTCTATTTCAGCAGAGGCTTCTTTTGTTGCTTTAATTTCAGGTACAATTTTTTTATCAAAGAGATCATTGCGCTGCAAATAGTTTCTTGCTTTATTTTTTGCAACATGATAAAGCCATGCAACAGGATTTTCAGGTATGCCATTCATACTCCATGTCTGCGCAGCCGTAAGAAAAGTATCGCTTGCAATATCTTCGGCTATTTCTATTTGTTCAAACCCGAAATGACGACTTAATACGGAAACGATCTTCCGGTATTCTGTGCGGAACAAATGCGGTATCAATTCAGGTTGTTGCATATATAATAGGCCCCTGCAAAAGTACAGGGGCTGTTCTATCATTAATGCACACCATCTCCTTTTGCAATTTTCCGCACTTCCAGGCTATTGCCTTCTCCCTGCAATACAGGACAGCCTTTGGCAAACTCTACAGCTTCTTCGATCGATTCCGCTTTTACGATGATCAATCCGCCGATCGTTTCTTTAATATCACCAAAGGGGCCGTTAGTAACAATGTTTTTTGAACCCTTATTGGTTACTACTCTTGCATCGCTAAAAGGCAAGCCGGTACCACTTACAAATTTGTTTTGTGCAGCAATGCCACCGATCCAGTCCATGGTTTGTTTCATCCATTCCTGTAATTGCTCGGGTGAAGCGACTGCCTGGCCGTCTTCATGCCGCATGATCAATGCATATTCATTCATTTCTTTAAGTTTTATGCTCCGCTATTCACGGAACAGTTTTAATAATCTGGTTACGCATTAATAACAAGTGAACCTTTCCGGATTGGACAAATATTTCAAAAAATATTTTCGAAATATTTTGCTTGCTTCGTAGGTAGCGGTTCCTGTTTATGTTTTCTCAATAACAAGTAATTGATTATCCACATACTTAATATTGGCAAAAACAGTATAACAAAAAAGATAAAATAAGAAACGGTTACTTCCGGCTGCGGTTGTTTTTGTATGAATATTCCTTGCCCGATGGGGCCTTCAGAAAAAATAAATCCTTTGGTCAGGTTCCATCCTAAATGAATGGCGCAGGGTATATACAATGAAAATGTTTTTGCATAACCATAGGCAAGCAACAAACCCATGATGCCGGTCATTATAAATAGTATGAGCATTTGTTTCGGGTCGCCAAATGCTTCCTGCGAAAACCAATGATAAATACCGAAAGCTATTGAGGAAATAATTATTCCTTTTACTGAACCCAGTCTTTTTATAAGAATATACAGCAGCACACCCCGAAAGATCAGCTCTTCAAATAATACCGACTTGATATTCCACCAAAGCCCTTCTGCAACTAAATTCGCTGACAATGCTGGATTTAACTGCCATTGTTCTTTTGCAAAACCAATTCTCATTACAAACTCTGATGCGCAACAAATAGCAGTAATAAAAAAGAAAACTACAAAACCGGTCAGTCTTTTTTTAGTTGGAAAGAAGCCCAGAACAGATAGATTGCCTTTTTCGACCAACCATATGATCAGCCAGGAAATTGCGAGTTGTACGAGAATGCCTAACATTTGATTATTAAGATTTTTTATAAGAGTGTGTCAACTGGTCAACACTTAAAAATACCGGATTTGCTCAAAACCTCTATAAATCAATGAATAATTTATACCAACGAGGAGGCCTGTTATCGGGAAAATTAATAACTTAGCCGCATATCTGCTTAAAGTGAAAAAGGT
This window contains:
- a CDS encoding sigma-70 family RNA polymerase sigma factor codes for the protein MQQPELIPHLFRTEYRKIVSVLSRHFGFEQIEIAEDIASDTFLTAAQTWSMNGIPENPVAWLYHVAKNKARNYLQRNDLFDKKIVPEIKATKEASAEIEIDLSLQNINDSQLQMMFAICHPAISPEAQIGLSLRILCGFGIEEIADAFLSNKETINKRLSRAKEKLREEKIKIELPGPAEIDVRLTTVLRTIYLLFSEGYYSTSQNQPIRKELCIEAMRLCSMLIENETTNKPEVNALFALMCFHTSRFEARLDKNGELVLYEEQDTDLWNTELINNGIYYFHQSAGGNQLSKYHLEAAIAYWNTQKADTEEKWSAILQLYNHLLQIEYSPIAALNRTYAVAKVKGKQQAIAEAEKLKLTDSQFYFALLGELYTDIDYQKAKENFEKAYSLAKTVADKHAIQKKIEKFK
- a CDS encoding transcription initiation protein, which translates into the protein MNEYALIMRHEDGQAVASPEQLQEWMKQTMDWIGGIAAQNKFVSGTGLPFSDARVVTNKGSKNIVTNGPFGDIKETIGGLIIVKAESIEEAVEFAKGCPVLQGEGNSLEVRKIAKGDGVH
- a CDS encoding CPBP family intramembrane metalloprotease encodes the protein MLGILVQLAISWLIIWLVEKGNLSVLGFFPTKKRLTGFVVFFFITAICCASEFVMRIGFAKEQWQLNPALSANLVAEGLWWNIKSVLFEELIFRGVLLYILIKRLGSVKGIIISSIAFGIYHWFSQEAFGDPKQMLILFIMTGIMGLLLAYGYAKTFSLYIPCAIHLGWNLTKGFIFSEGPIGQGIFIQKQPQPEVTVSYFIFFVILFLPILSMWIINYLLLRKHKQEPLPTKQAKYFENIF